TATATCATCTTTATTTAATTTATCTTTAGCTGATATATCAATAAATTTATCTTTCATACCTTTTATTAAATCAACTGCACTACCTTTTTTATTTTTTCTTCCATAATAAGTAGGACAAACGCTTACCCCTTCTACCAGAGAAAAGCCTTTATGATCAATTCCTTTTTTTACATATTCAATCATTTTTTTAACATGATATACAGTAGATCTAGCTACATAAGTAGCTCCTGCACCTGATGCTAGTTCACAAATGTCAAATGCCTTATCTATATTTCCATAAGGTGCTGTAGTACCTTTTTCTTTATTTGGAGTTGTAGGAGAATATTGTCCACCTGTCATTCCATATATATTATTATTGAATATAATAGTTGTTATATCTATGTTTCTTCGACATGCATGTATTAAATGATTTCCACCAATAGCACTGGCATCCCCATCTCCAGATATAACTATAACTTTTAAATCAGGATTTGAAACTTTAAGACCGGTTGCAAATGCGATTGCTCTTCCATGTGTTGTATGTAAAGTATTAAAATCCATGTACCCAGCTGCTCTTGATGAACATCCTATACCAGACACTATGCATACTTTATCTTTATCCAAATTCAATTCTTCTATTGCAACTGCTATACTTCTCATCAATATTCCATGCCCACATCCTGGACACCAAATATGTGGAAGTCTATCTACTCTAAAATTATTTTTTATTATTTTGCTAGGCATTTTTCCAATACCCCCTTTACGTAATCATTTATGTGCTCAGGAGTTATAATTTCTCCATTTGCCTTATTGACTCCATAAATATTACAATCCTCTTTAACTATTCTCTCTATTTCTTGTCTTACTTGACCCAAATTCATCTCCGGAACAAATATCATATCTTTGTTTTTACTTATTTGTTTTATTTTTTCCTCTGGAAATGGCCATATTGTTTTTAAAACAAACATACCTGCTTTTATACCTTCATTCCTAAGATTTTCAACTGCCTCTTTAGTAGATCTTGCCATACATCCAAATGTAACAAATAAGATATCAGAATCATCAATTAAATATTCTTCATATATCAATATATCATCTAAATTTGAATTTATTTTTCCCATTAATCTGTTTAATAATCTTTCTGCTTCATTAGTGCTATTAACAGGAAATCCTGTTTCATCATGCACAAGTCCTGTTACATTATATCTGTAGCCTTCTCCAAAATTAGCCATGGCAGGAACCAAATCTTCAGTATATTCATATGCTTTGTACTCATTAGGTTCTACTTTAGGTTTTTTTCTATCTATTACAACCATATCTCCTTGATTTGGAACTATTACTTTCTCTCTCATATGTGCTATAACTTCGTCCATTAATAATATTACAGGCGTTCTATATTTTTCTGAAAAATTGAATGCTTTTACAGTAAGCTCAAACGTCTCGCTAACACTCGTTGGTGATAATACTATTATTGGATGGTCTCCATGAGTACCCCATTTTGCCTGCATTACATCCCCTTGTGATGGACAAGTTGGAAGTCCCGTACTTGGTCCTCCTCTTTGCACATTCACTATTACACATGGTATTTCTGTGATGCATGCATACCCTATATTTTCTTGTTTTAATGAAAATCCTGGGCCACTAGTTGCTGTCATTGATTTTAATCCCCCTAATGATCCACCAATAACAGCTGCCATGCTGGCTATTTCATCTTCCATTTGTATAAATTTGCCTCCAATTTTCGGAAGCATTACAGCTGATAATTCTGCAATTTCAGTTGAAGGTGTTATTGGATAACCGGCAAAAAATTTCATACCAGCATAAATAGCTCCATGTACACAAGCTTCATTACCTTGAAGAAGTTTTATATTATTGTGCATATGCTTTATCCTCCTTACACATTACATTTTCTAAGTATATTGCATAGTCAGGACATCTCATTTCACATAATCCGCATTTTATACATTTGTCTTCTTGCATTATATGTACCTTATCATTTTTTATTTCCAAAATTTTTTTAGGACAAAATTCTACACATATTCCACAACCCTTGCACCAATCACGTTTTATAACTAATTGTTTATCATCCCCTGGCATTTTTTTACCCCCAATGCATTTTAAAATCTTTATTAACTTCATATTATCAAATTTTTTGATATATTGCAATTTAAATTTCATTTTTGTTTTCAAGCCCTTCATTTTGAAGTCAAACTTTCTTTATTCTAAAAATTCCAAACGTGACAATTCCAATATTTTACACGTATTTATTCTATATTTTTGAACATAAAAAAAATAGCCCCTTGATAAAAGAGCTATTTTCAATCAACTTTTTTCTCCACCAATATAAGTTGCGGAGGGTTATTTTTTTGATTTTTAAAACTACATTTCAATACATCAAATTTTCTTTGTTCTAAGTTAAACAATAACTTTTCTACAGCTTCTTTTTCTTCTAACCCGCCCTCATGTCCTACATATATACAAATGCTTAATACTCCATTTTTTTTCAAAAGATCAAGTGACTTTTTTAATGCTGCAACAGTTGTGTCTGCTTTAGTTTTTATATTATGATCTAATTTAGGCAAATATCCTAAATTGAAAAATATAGAATCCACTTTTTCATTTATATACTTATCTATATTTTCATGTCCATCTAATATCAACGTAACATTATCGAATAAATTTTCTTTTTTTAATCTTTTTTCTGTATTTTCTATAGCTTCTTTTTGTATATCAAACCCATAAACCTTACCTGTTTTCCCTACCTTTTCCGATAGATATTGTGTATCATATCCATTACCAACAGTAGCATCTATAACTACACAGCCTTCTTTAATTATGTCTTTGTTTATTAGTTTTGTAAAATCAGTTACATTAGTTAAATATTTAGATCTCAAATTTTTCCTCCTAATCTTTTTTATTACTCCTGCAAGGATTTTCAAAAAAATCTGCAAGTTTTATATATGAATATTCATTTTCATCTATATCTATATCTAATAAAAAATCTCTATTATATAATTTATCAAAACCTATATTCTTATAAAAATTCATTTGTCCGCACTCTTTAACCATAAATATTTTTATTCCATTAATATCTGCCATATTTAATAAAGATTTTATAAGCCCATCTTTTAAAACCATTTCTAGTGTCTTATCAAATATATTTATTGTGCTTAAAAAAGCTATATTATTTTTTATCTCATATCCTGCAAACCCTAAAAGTTCTTCATTTTCATATGAGCATAATATATTTTGTTTTATTTTGCTATAATCTAAATTTTCTTTTTCTAAAATGCTTTTAATTCTAATTTCACTTTTTTCATACATTTTACAAATACTTATCATTATTTTCACCTCTAATTATAAAGATTTTAAATAATTTATTTCGTTTTGAGTTAAGTTTCTATATTTTCCAACTTTAAGATTTCCAAGTTCTATATCTCCTAGAGCTGTTCTTTTTAAAGATAAAACAGGATGACCTATTGCTTTACACATTTTTCTTACCTGTCTGTTTTTGCCTTCATGTATTTTGATTTCACACATACTTTGTTTTTCTTCTTTTTTTATAACTTTGAATTCTGCTGGTGCAGTTACATAGTCTTCTATTTTTAATCCAGATTTAAATTGTTTTATTTTAATTTCATTAGGTACCAACTTAAGTCTTGCTAAATAAGTTTTAACAACTTCATGCTTAGGATGAGTTAATCTGTATGTAAGGTCTCCATCATTAGTTAATATTAAAAGCCCAGATGTTTCATAGTCAAGCCTTCCAATAGGATATATTCTTTCATCAATATCTTTAACCAAATCAAGTACTGTTTTTCTATTAAACTGATCTTTTACAGTTGTAACATAGCCTTCTGGCTTATTTATAAGTATATATACATTTTTTTGTTCTATATTTATTATTTTGCCATTGACTTCTACTTCATCTTGATTTTCATCAACATCTATTCCTAGTTCTTCTACTATCTTTCCATTAACTTTTACTTTTTTATTTTTTATTAACTCATCAGATTTTCTTCTTGAAGCCACTCCGCATAATGCCATATATTTATTTAATCTCATACTAATTCTCCTTTTCTAATTTGTTGCTAAGATATATTTTTTTATAATGGATATGAGATTATGCTCCTTTTAACTTATAAGTAAGCATAATCTCTGTAGTGAATTTAAAAAAGTTTCCCCTTTAATAATAAAGACTTTTTTATTATATAGTTATATATGTTTTTTTTCTATAGATTTTAACCAATTTATGTTGTGAAAGGCCTAATATAATGTTAAAATACCTCTTATATCATATATTTCAAATATCGAAGTTATTTTGTAGGAGGTTTGTAATGCTTTCAAGATATAAAACTAAACATATAATTTTTTTACTGTTAATATCATTAATCATCTTTAAATTTGTAAATAATCCCGAATTTTTTATCCAAAGATTTAACTCTGCGATTTCTTTGATAAGTCCTTTTATTTGGGCTGTTTGTATTGCATATCTTCTCAACCCAATAATGGTTTATTTTGAAAAAAGATTTAATATGAGAAGATCTTTTAGTATAATGCTAATTTACTTTCTATTAATAAGTATTATAAATTTTACCATTACTATACTATCTCCTAAAATAATCGATAGTATAAATGATTTATCTAAAGATCTTCCAGTATATATGTCTACAGTTCAAGAGTGGATAAACGAAAATATCATAAAATCCAAATTACTACAATATAGTAATCCTTTCTTAAAAGAAAATTTAAAGGAAATAATAAATGAAGTATTAGGCTTTTTAAATATTACATCTAGTAATTTAGTAACTCAAGCTATAAATATTACTTCTAATTTATTTAATGCTATACTTGGAGTAATAATTTCTATTTATCTATTAAAAGATAAAGAAAACCTTATATACAATATTAAAAGACTTTTATATGCAATTTTAGGAAAATTCAAGTCAGATAAAGTTGCAGATTTTTTTAAGATAGTAAATAAGATTTTTTCTCAGTACATAATAGGAAAATCTATAGATTCCTTAATAATAGGTATTATATGTTTCGCTGGTTTATTAATGCTTAAAGTTCCTTATTCTCTTTTGATAAGCATAATAATATGTGTATCTAATATGATTCCTTACTTCGGTCCATTTATAGGAGCTGTGCCTGCTGTTCTTATTACTTTAATAAATAATCCTATACAAGCTATTTGGGTAGCTTTATTTATACTACTGCTTCAGCAATTTGATGGTCTTTACCTTGGACCTAAAATATTGGGAGATAAAGTAGGCCTGAACCCCTTATGGATTATAGTTGCAGTTATATTAGGTGGAGGACTATTTGGTATTGCAGGCATGTTTTTAGGTGTTCCTGCAATGGCTATTACAAAAATACAACTTGAGAAATATATAGATATAAAACTAAAAAATAAAAATATAGTGTAAACAAATTAAAAGAGTTATTTCACTTTAGAAATTAATTTCAAAGCGAAATAACTCTTTTTATACAAAAAAGTGAAAAACTTCAAATATATAATTTGCTCCATTGGTTAAATTAATATAAAGCGAAACTTAATTTAGATGGAATTTTCACTCTATCTGAATTTATAGCTACGTAAGTGCTCTTTGGGTAAAGTATAGTTTGAAAGGAGGTAAATCAATGTATAGATATACTAAAAACAAATCATGTAATGATAGATTAGAATTTGCTGATGAATTGAATCTACCTAATTCTCAACATCCAAAACAAACAGGTTCTGTAAGCCAGAACACAAGTAGACCGCTACCTAAAAAGTATAAGAAAAAGTAGAGAAATAAAAATGGGCTATTTAATTAAAATAAGCCCATTTTTATTTCTATAAAGTAAACTACAACTCCAATAATTAGATCTGGTATTAATCCAATTAAGACACCTGCTATAATAGAGAATAAGCCTTGAGATACCATAATATTGGTAAGTGCAAGCTCCCCTGCAGCATAGTTTCCCCTACCTACTATAAATATAAATATTTCATGCAACATATACCCAAGTTGATACAAATACAGTTTCTTAAGCATTATGTATTAAAGTTTCTTTTAAAGACATTTTCTTAAGTTCTTCTTCATGTGTATCATCTTATAAAAACTTATTACTCATTATCATCATTATTATAGACACAACAGTACCAGTTATACCAATAGTTTTGCCTAAGTTTTTTATCCCTAAATCATTTACGTCTATTTGAAAAAGTAGCATAACTCCTAAAGTAAAACCTACAAATATAAAATCCACTATGAGTTGTTTTATATCCTATACTATCAATTTTTTGATGTCCCTTAGCCTTATTATAAAGAGCTATATCAACTTCATCCCCTTCTTCAATTTTACTTTTTCCTCTTATATTTTAAAATTTAAATCTTGTAGCAATTTAAATTTTTATATCATAACTTAATATAAGAAAGGAGGAATAGGTATGTTTTTTTATAATCGTCAGCAACCACCAGGACCTCCACCATCATATACACCAAAAAAACCAAGTTCAGGTCCAGGTTTAGCAATGGTCGATCCAGGAGCTATAAGATTCTGCCGTTATAAATTCACTTATATTTGGCTTGAAAATGGACGCAGCTTTTGGACTTGGCTAGTATTTGTTGGTCCTACATCTATAGCTGGATTTAGATGGATGAGAGGCGGTTGGAGATTTTGGGGAACAGATATTAGAAATATAGATAGTTTTTACTGTTAATTAAAAATACCAGTCAAAAGACTGGTATTTTTTGCATATTGAGCCATGCCTTAGCATGAAGCGAATTTTTGATTACATATTTTTAGCTTTTTTGGTACATTCTCTCATAGCTTTCATAACAGCAGTTCTAAGTCCATACTCTTCTAGAGTGGCCACTGCTTCTATAGTAGTACCTCCCGGTGAGCACACCATATCTTTAAGCTCTCCAGGGTGTTTTCCAGTCTCAATAACC
The window above is part of the Tepidibacter aestuarii genome. Proteins encoded here:
- a CDS encoding 2-oxoacid:ferredoxin oxidoreductase subunit beta, with protein sequence MPSKIIKNNFRVDRLPHIWCPGCGHGILMRSIAVAIEELNLDKDKVCIVSGIGCSSRAAGYMDFNTLHTTHGRAIAFATGLKVSNPDLKVIVISGDGDASAIGGNHLIHACRRNIDITTIIFNNNIYGMTGGQYSPTTPNKEKGTTAPYGNIDKAFDICELASGAGATYVARSTVYHVKKMIEYVKKGIDHKGFSLVEGVSVCPTYYGRKNKKGSAVDLIKGMKDKFIDISAKDKLNKDDIENKIFMGEFKDVHEPEYIEEYFKIIDMFKKEMSI
- a CDS encoding 2-oxoacid:acceptor oxidoreductase subunit alpha, whose amino-acid sequence is MHNNIKLLQGNEACVHGAIYAGMKFFAGYPITPSTEIAELSAVMLPKIGGKFIQMEDEIASMAAVIGGSLGGLKSMTATSGPGFSLKQENIGYACITEIPCVIVNVQRGGPSTGLPTCPSQGDVMQAKWGTHGDHPIIVLSPTSVSETFELTVKAFNFSEKYRTPVILLMDEVIAHMREKVIVPNQGDMVVIDRKKPKVEPNEYKAYEYTEDLVPAMANFGEGYRYNVTGLVHDETGFPVNSTNEAERLLNRLMGKINSNLDDILIYEEYLIDDSDILFVTFGCMARSTKEAVENLRNEGIKAGMFVLKTIWPFPEEKIKQISKNKDMIFVPEMNLGQVRQEIERIVKEDCNIYGVNKANGEIITPEHINDYVKGVLEKCLAK
- a CDS encoding indolepyruvate ferredoxin oxidoreductase subunit alpha, with translation MPGDDKQLVIKRDWCKGCGICVEFCPKKILEIKNDKVHIMQEDKCIKCGLCEMRCPDYAIYLENVMCKEDKAYAQ
- a CDS encoding tRNA (mnm(5)s(2)U34)-methyltransferase; the protein is MRSKYLTNVTDFTKLINKDIIKEGCVVIDATVGNGYDTQYLSEKVGKTGKVYGFDIQKEAIENTEKRLKKENLFDNVTLILDGHENIDKYINEKVDSIFFNLGYLPKLDHNIKTKADTTVAALKKSLDLLKKNGVLSICIYVGHEGGLEEKEAVEKLLFNLEQRKFDVLKCSFKNQKNNPPQLILVEKKVD
- a CDS encoding pseudouridine synthase, with product MRLNKYMALCGVASRRKSDELIKNKKVKVNGKIVEELGIDVDENQDEVEVNGKIINIEQKNVYILINKPEGYVTTVKDQFNRKTVLDLVKDIDERIYPIGRLDYETSGLLILTNDGDLTYRLTHPKHEVVKTYLARLKLVPNEIKIKQFKSGLKIEDYVTAPAEFKVIKKEEKQSMCEIKIHEGKNRQVRKMCKAIGHPVLSLKRTALGDIELGNLKVGKYRNLTQNEINYLKSL
- a CDS encoding AI-2E family transporter is translated as MLSRYKTKHIIFLLLISLIIFKFVNNPEFFIQRFNSAISLISPFIWAVCIAYLLNPIMVYFEKRFNMRRSFSIMLIYFLLISIINFTITILSPKIIDSINDLSKDLPVYMSTVQEWINENIIKSKLLQYSNPFLKENLKEIINEVLGFLNITSSNLVTQAINITSNLFNAILGVIISIYLLKDKENLIYNIKRLLYAILGKFKSDKVADFFKIVNKIFSQYIIGKSIDSLIIGIICFAGLLMLKVPYSLLISIIICVSNMIPYFGPFIGAVPAVLITLINNPIQAIWVALFILLLQQFDGLYLGPKILGDKVGLNPLWIIVAVILGGGLFGIAGMFLGVPAMAITKIQLEKYIDIKLKNKNIV